A single Candidatus Krumholzibacteriota bacterium DNA region contains:
- a CDS encoding AMIN domain-containing protein gives MMTAIRRIALAVLAAVMLPLFGLSAGTVNEINGLTVVPGDGTVRLEISTAGDVEFKVFRMDGPDRLVVDCIGAKHAIDGVSGPMDNALVSNVRTSQFQYDPVMISRIVVDLAARADWRMFDEKGMRVVEISTAAPVETAAGAGRSVSSPPILNTAAMGPVLPVVVPARGGHKQGASPAEEPVPAPVEESPWVVETAPAVAEDPTPSERTVMPVDENLPWNDAYTRGAPAAGGGAGMAARRITIDAQGADIKTVLRTIGDFAGINIVYGKEVKGEVHVHITDAPWEEALDILLKANGYGYREEYGMIRVAEMKSLLQEELELQTAGKKKDELLPLVTRIIFVNNANADELKQALQNVVSSRGKIDVDYGSNSLIVNDIEKNIMKIEAMVADLDRKNHQVDINAKLVEVDVEATRELGINWGLLNLHKSGVGGTGSMSVAENIASSSGTIKFGTVRSWGELNAILEMLEKSNKANIISNPRITTMDNREASILVGKEIPLIVADEAGNPITELTKIGIMLRVIPHVNADRTITLDLHPEVSELQSESTAQGGVIISTSEADTRVIVSDGDTAVIGGLIKKTETEVVRGVPVLKDIPFLGRLFSSTSQASKKQELVIFVTPNIVE, from the coding sequence GTGATGACAGCGATCCGCAGAATCGCCCTGGCTGTCCTCGCTGCCGTGATGCTGCCGCTCTTCGGCCTCTCCGCCGGGACCGTGAACGAGATAAACGGTCTCACGGTGGTGCCGGGGGATGGCACGGTGCGGCTCGAGATCAGCACGGCCGGTGACGTCGAATTCAAGGTCTTCCGCATGGACGGCCCCGACCGCCTGGTCGTGGACTGCATCGGCGCGAAGCACGCGATCGACGGCGTCTCCGGACCGATGGACAACGCGCTGGTCTCGAACGTGAGAACGAGCCAGTTCCAGTACGATCCCGTCATGATCAGCCGTATCGTCGTCGATCTCGCGGCGAGGGCCGACTGGCGCATGTTCGACGAGAAGGGCATGCGGGTCGTCGAGATCTCGACCGCTGCCCCCGTCGAGACGGCGGCAGGCGCCGGGAGATCCGTCTCCTCGCCGCCCATCCTGAACACGGCCGCGATGGGACCCGTCCTGCCGGTCGTCGTTCCCGCGAGAGGCGGACACAAGCAGGGAGCCTCTCCAGCCGAGGAGCCCGTGCCCGCGCCCGTCGAGGAATCCCCGTGGGTCGTCGAGACCGCCCCGGCCGTTGCCGAGGACCCGACGCCGTCCGAGAGGACGGTCATGCCCGTCGACGAGAACCTGCCCTGGAACGACGCCTACACGCGCGGCGCCCCCGCCGCCGGCGGCGGCGCCGGGATGGCGGCGCGGCGCATCACGATCGACGCGCAGGGCGCCGACATCAAGACCGTGCTCCGGACGATCGGCGATTTCGCCGGCATCAACATCGTCTACGGCAAGGAAGTCAAGGGGGAGGTGCACGTCCACATCACGGACGCGCCGTGGGAAGAGGCCCTCGACATTCTTCTGAAGGCCAACGGGTACGGCTATCGCGAGGAATACGGAATGATCAGGGTCGCCGAGATGAAGAGCCTCCTGCAGGAGGAGCTCGAGCTGCAGACGGCCGGCAAGAAGAAGGACGAGCTGCTTCCGCTCGTGACGCGGATCATCTTCGTCAACAACGCCAACGCCGACGAGCTCAAGCAGGCGCTGCAGAACGTCGTGAGCAGCCGAGGCAAGATCGACGTCGACTACGGCAGCAACTCCCTGATCGTCAACGATATCGAGAAGAACATCATGAAGATCGAGGCGATGGTCGCCGATCTCGACCGCAAGAACCACCAGGTCGACATCAACGCCAAGCTCGTCGAGGTCGACGTCGAGGCCACCCGCGAGCTCGGGATCAACTGGGGCCTGCTCAACCTCCACAAGTCGGGCGTCGGCGGAACCGGAAGCATGTCCGTCGCCGAGAACATCGCGTCGAGCTCGGGAACGATCAAGTTCGGCACGGTCCGTTCGTGGGGCGAGCTGAACGCCATTCTCGAGATGCTCGAGAAGAGCAACAAGGCGAACATCATCTCCAATCCGCGGATCACGACCATGGACAACCGCGAGGCCAGCATCCTCGTCGGCAAGGAGATTCCCCTCATCGTCGCCGACGAGGCGGGGAACCCGATCACCGAGCTGACCAAGATCGGCATCATGCTGCGGGTGATTCCGCATGTGAACGCCGATCGCACGATCACGCTCGACCTGCATCCCGAGGTCTCCGAGCTCCAGAGCGAGTCGACCGCCCAGGGCGGCGTCATCATCTCGACGAGCGAGGCCGACACGCGGGTGATCGTCTCCGACGGCGACACGGCGGTCATCGGCGGTCTCATCAAGAAGACCGAGACCGAGGTCGTCCGAGGCGTTCCGGTCCTCAAGGACATCCCCTTCCTCGGCCGCCTCTTCTCGTCGACGAGCCAGGCGTCCAAGAAGCAGGAGCTCGTGATCTTCGTGACACCGAACATCGTCGAGTGA
- the pilO gene encoding type 4a pilus biogenesis protein PilO, with translation MDFKDPQVQKSIIVAILLMMIGYVYFFTSFLPFFYGPMKAKHETLSGEYEKMAAELEKARKTVGDLARLEEEYERLHVKWVAAQSLLPQQEEVARLLRKVTRAGNQAGVEFMLFEPQPVVAREFIKENPVKIRVRGQYHELGAFLSKVANLDRIINVSNMHISPYAEQPGEKGKVVTSHTIEAEMVMTAYTLLEGGETADESTEKQRS, from the coding sequence ATGGATTTCAAGGATCCGCAGGTACAGAAATCGATCATCGTCGCCATCCTGCTGATGATGATCGGGTACGTCTATTTCTTCACCTCGTTCCTGCCCTTCTTCTACGGGCCCATGAAGGCCAAGCACGAGACTCTCTCCGGGGAGTACGAGAAGATGGCGGCCGAGCTGGAGAAGGCGCGCAAGACCGTCGGCGACCTGGCGAGGCTCGAGGAGGAGTACGAACGGCTCCACGTGAAGTGGGTGGCCGCCCAGAGCCTCCTCCCGCAGCAGGAGGAGGTCGCCAGGCTGCTGCGCAAGGTCACCCGGGCGGGCAACCAGGCGGGCGTCGAGTTCATGCTCTTCGAGCCGCAGCCGGTCGTCGCCAGGGAGTTCATCAAGGAGAATCCGGTCAAGATCAGGGTGCGCGGCCAGTACCACGAACTCGGCGCCTTCCTCTCGAAGGTCGCCAATCTCGACCGGATCATCAACGTGAGCAACATGCATATCAGTCCCTATGCGGAGCAGCCGGGGGAGAAGGGCAAGGTCGTAACGAGCCATACGATCGAGGCCGAGATGGTCATGACGGCATACACGCTCCTGGAAGGTGGTGAGACGGCTGATGAAAGTACGGAGAAGCAGCGTTCGTAG
- a CDS encoding PilN domain-containing protein has translation MIRINLLPPEERAKKREFRLPEMSTVYLVAGVVVFFAAILVIGFMQHHQVRVLEGKIETAKEESRKLAPQLAKIKQITREREEVDRRLNLITSLDRHRYFRVKLLNDISMKTPENCWLTDIQELSPNRYSIDGVTFSNYTVADMISNLETSGLFTQVDLTIAEMGQIKDRQVMKFTLSANALPQ, from the coding sequence ATGATCAGGATCAACCTGCTGCCACCGGAAGAGCGCGCGAAGAAGCGCGAGTTCCGCCTGCCGGAGATGTCGACAGTCTATCTCGTGGCCGGGGTCGTCGTCTTCTTCGCCGCCATCCTCGTGATCGGTTTCATGCAGCACCACCAGGTGCGCGTGCTCGAGGGGAAGATCGAGACGGCCAAGGAGGAGTCGCGCAAGCTCGCCCCGCAGCTCGCCAAGATCAAGCAGATCACGCGCGAGCGCGAGGAGGTCGACCGCCGGCTCAACCTCATCACCTCGCTCGATCGGCACCGGTACTTCCGCGTGAAGCTGCTCAACGACATCTCCATGAAGACGCCCGAGAACTGCTGGCTGACCGACATCCAGGAGCTCTCGCCGAACCGGTACTCGATAGACGGGGTCACCTTCTCGAACTACACGGTCGCCGACATGATCAGCAACCTCGAGACGAGCGGCCTCTTCACGCAGGTCGATCTCACGATCGCCGAGATGGGTCAGATCAAGGACCGGCAGGTCATGAAGTTCACGCTGAGCGCGAACGCTCTGCCGCAGTAG
- the pilM gene encoding type IV pilus assembly protein PilM, which produces MISLPFLRKNTTTVGLDIGSSLIKVVEIDHSGAVPRIVKLGFTRLLPEAIVEGEIMDRNLVVDGIRECFEQAGIQTTDVVSAVSGRAVIVKKVVMDKMPPEDAQEAIFWEAEQHVPFDIDDVCLDFQILREDIGANQMEVLLVAAKKDMVNMHAELIREAGLNPRIIDVDSFAVQNCFERNASVFADGAAGAGGAEDEITGEEDLPPVDEEGKVVGLINIGSDVTNLNIIQNDCPHFTRDISIGTNSFVEAFQKELGVGYEDAVRIVSGDLGGRDEQKIKEIIKSCSSDLSLGIERSISFLKTAGDAETIDRIVLSGGGARIPFLAEIIAEKHGIMPSIHNPLDGIEYDESVTDGFEEDIDSIAPLLTVGIGLALRKAGK; this is translated from the coding sequence ATGATCTCTTTACCGTTCCTCAGGAAGAACACGACGACGGTGGGGCTCGATATCGGATCCAGCCTGATCAAGGTCGTCGAGATCGATCATTCGGGGGCCGTTCCCCGGATCGTCAAACTCGGGTTCACCCGGTTGCTCCCGGAGGCGATCGTCGAAGGCGAGATCATGGACCGGAACCTCGTCGTGGACGGCATCCGCGAATGCTTCGAGCAGGCCGGGATCCAGACGACCGACGTCGTTTCCGCGGTCTCGGGCCGGGCCGTCATCGTCAAGAAGGTCGTCATGGACAAGATGCCGCCGGAGGACGCGCAGGAAGCGATCTTCTGGGAAGCCGAGCAGCACGTCCCATTCGACATCGACGACGTCTGCCTCGATTTCCAGATCCTCCGAGAGGACATCGGCGCCAACCAGATGGAAGTCCTTCTCGTCGCGGCGAAGAAGGACATGGTCAACATGCACGCCGAGTTGATCCGCGAGGCGGGCCTCAATCCCCGGATCATCGACGTCGATTCCTTCGCCGTCCAGAACTGCTTCGAGCGGAACGCTTCGGTCTTCGCCGACGGCGCCGCCGGGGCCGGGGGCGCGGAAGACGAGATCACGGGCGAGGAGGACCTTCCGCCGGTCGATGAGGAGGGGAAGGTCGTCGGCCTGATCAACATCGGCTCGGACGTGACCAATCTCAACATCATCCAGAACGACTGTCCCCACTTCACCCGCGATATCAGTATCGGCACCAACTCCTTCGTCGAGGCCTTCCAGAAGGAACTCGGCGTCGGATACGAGGATGCGGTGAGGATCGTCTCCGGCGATCTGGGCGGCCGGGACGAGCAGAAGATCAAGGAGATCATCAAGAGCTGCTCCAGCGATCTCTCGCTGGGGATCGAGCGGAGCATCTCGTTCCTGAAGACGGCGGGAGACGCCGAGACGATCGACCGGATCGTCCTGAGCGGCGGCGGAGCGCGTATCCCCTTCCTGGCCGAGATCATCGCCGAGAAGCACGGCATCATGCCGTCGATCCACAATCCCCTCGACGGGATCGAGTACGACGAGAGCGTGACGGACGGGTTCGAGGAGGATATCGACAGCATCGCTCCGCTGTTGACCGTCGGTATCGGCCTTGCTCTGAGAAAGGCGGGGAAATAA
- a CDS encoding prepilin peptidase, with translation MNWYPYVVAALFGLMAGSFLNVVVYRLPLGRSVVRPRSACPACGRPIAWHENVPVLGWLALRGRCRGCGGAISPRYPVVELLGGVLAVLCLRRYGAGVDAVFAYAFLMALLAVTLIDWEHRIIPDEISLPFILVGVAWSAVSPSIDLLDSALGVVVGGGGLWLVGVLYRLVRHAEGMGGGDIKLMAMIGAFLGVRMVVPVILIASFFGSIYGVALMRRTGAGGSAKVAFGSFLAPAAGCCLFLGSRILAWYLGRL, from the coding sequence ATGAACTGGTATCCGTACGTCGTCGCGGCGCTCTTCGGACTCATGGCGGGTTCCTTTCTCAACGTCGTCGTCTACCGCCTCCCGCTCGGCCGATCCGTCGTCCGCCCGCGATCGGCCTGCCCGGCATGCGGGCGGCCGATCGCGTGGCACGAGAACGTCCCCGTGCTCGGCTGGCTCGCGCTTCGGGGACGCTGCCGCGGCTGCGGGGGCGCCATCTCGCCGCGTTACCCCGTCGTCGAGCTGCTCGGCGGCGTGCTCGCCGTGCTCTGTTTGCGGCGATACGGGGCCGGGGTGGACGCGGTCTTCGCATACGCCTTTCTCATGGCCCTCCTCGCCGTCACCCTGATCGACTGGGAACACCGGATCATTCCCGACGAGATCAGCCTTCCCTTCATTCTCGTCGGCGTCGCATGGAGCGCCGTCTCCCCATCGATCGACCTTCTCGACTCGGCGCTGGGCGTCGTCGTCGGAGGCGGCGGCCTCTGGCTCGTCGGCGTCCTCTACCGCCTCGTCAGGCACGCGGAGGGGATGGGGGGGGGCGACATCAAGCTGATGGCGATGATCGGGGCCTTCCTCGGCGTCCGGATGGTCGTTCCGGTGATCCTCATCGCTTCCTTCTTCGGATCGATCTACGGGGTCGCCCTGATGCGACGGACCGGCGCCGGCGGAAGTGCGAAGGTGGCCTTCGGCTCCTTTCTCGCCCCGGCCGCCGGGTGCTGCCTCTTTCTCGGCTCCCGTATCCTCGCCTGGTATCTCGGACGCCTCTGA
- a CDS encoding ABC transporter permease subunit yields MTRILSIALCTFRESVREKLVFVALLFGGILMASTWVLSPLAIGARMKVMTDVGLAGISILGVLTAVMVGSVLVHKEVEKRAVYIVLTRPVSRLEYVAGKFAGLAAAVFLMTAVMTALLACMILFTGGRPGGAIFAAVLLSCVEMTVMCAVTVFFSTFTTPILTSFFSLCIFVAGSLSGDLRVFAQKFGGGAFARVTDAVYYLMPNLAVFNLRHEAVHGLPWSPGDLVAPVLYGLVYVGVVLYFAWLVFRRHEFA; encoded by the coding sequence ATGACGCGGATACTATCGATCGCTCTCTGCACCTTCCGCGAATCGGTGCGGGAGAAGCTCGTTTTCGTCGCGCTGCTCTTCGGCGGGATCCTCATGGCGAGCACCTGGGTGCTCTCGCCGCTCGCCATCGGCGCGCGGATGAAGGTGATGACCGACGTCGGGCTCGCCGGGATCTCGATCCTCGGCGTGCTCACCGCGGTCATGGTGGGGAGCGTCCTCGTGCACAAGGAGGTGGAAAAGCGGGCCGTCTACATCGTGCTGACGCGCCCCGTGTCGCGCCTCGAGTACGTCGCGGGCAAGTTCGCCGGCCTCGCGGCGGCCGTATTCCTGATGACGGCGGTCATGACGGCGTTGCTCGCCTGCATGATCCTCTTCACGGGAGGCCGCCCCGGCGGCGCCATCTTCGCCGCCGTCCTGCTCTCCTGCGTGGAGATGACGGTGATGTGCGCCGTGACGGTCTTCTTCAGCACCTTCACGACGCCGATCCTCACCTCCTTCTTCTCGCTGTGCATCTTCGTCGCGGGGAGTTTGAGCGGCGACCTGCGTGTCTTCGCGCAGAAGTTCGGAGGCGGCGCGTTCGCGCGCGTGACCGACGCCGTCTACTACCTGATGCCGAATCTCGCCGTCTTCAACCTGCGGCACGAGGCGGTGCACGGCCTTCCGTGGTCGCCGGGCGACCTCGTCGCACCGGTCCTCTACGGGCTCGTCTACGTCGGCGTCGTGCTGTACTTCGCCTGGCTCGTCTTCCGGCGGCACGAGTTCGCCTAG
- a CDS encoding ABC transporter ATP-binding protein translates to MTILRANDVRKSFRGDMSLRKREVLHGVSFEAGPGEILGFLGPNGAGKTTTIKILLGLICPDAGSVTIFDRQAGEGKAMGRVGYLPESPYFHPHLTLGEFLSFCGRLSGLGGRRLRHRIGEVVETVGLAGHEGKRLRSFSKGMTQRAGLAQAVLHDPDLVILDEPFSGLDPLGRVMVRDILVDLRRRGRTIFFSSHILPDMEALCDRTLIIRDGRIARTIGLGELGRLGEGQVEIVARGAAPERIEAVADYLVSSKTRGGEIFLVVRSGAFVRTVVTHLYNGGAEVLRIANRHRSLEEVFLDEINAAGGPEGERAAAGIAAGTGVAR, encoded by the coding sequence ATGACGATCCTCAGAGCGAACGATGTGCGGAAATCCTTCCGGGGCGACATGTCGCTCAGGAAGCGCGAGGTGCTCCACGGCGTCTCCTTCGAGGCGGGCCCCGGGGAGATCCTCGGGTTCCTCGGTCCCAACGGCGCGGGCAAGACGACGACGATCAAGATACTGCTCGGCCTGATTTGCCCGGACGCCGGCTCGGTGACGATCTTCGACCGCCAGGCGGGGGAAGGCAAAGCGATGGGCCGGGTCGGTTACCTCCCCGAATCCCCCTACTTCCATCCCCACCTGACCCTCGGCGAGTTCCTCTCCTTCTGTGGACGGTTGAGCGGCCTGGGGGGGAGGCGTCTCCGGCACAGGATCGGCGAGGTCGTCGAGACGGTCGGGCTCGCCGGACACGAGGGCAAGCGGCTCAGGAGCTTCTCCAAGGGGATGACGCAGCGGGCGGGGCTCGCGCAGGCCGTGCTCCACGATCCCGATCTCGTCATCCTCGACGAGCCCTTCTCCGGGCTCGACCCGCTCGGCCGCGTGATGGTGCGGGACATCCTGGTCGACCTGCGTCGCCGCGGACGGACGATCTTCTTCTCCTCCCACATACTGCCCGACATGGAGGCTCTCTGCGACCGCACGCTGATCATCCGTGACGGACGCATCGCGCGCACGATCGGGCTCGGTGAACTGGGCCGGCTCGGCGAGGGGCAGGTGGAGATCGTCGCCCGCGGCGCGGCGCCCGAGCGGATCGAGGCCGTGGCCGACTATCTCGTCTCGTCGAAGACGCGGGGCGGGGAGATCTTCCTCGTCGTGCGCTCCGGCGCGTTCGTCAGGACCGTCGTGACGCATCTCTACAACGGCGGCGCGGAGGTGCTCCGGATCGCCAACCGGCACCGGTCGCTCGAGGAGGTATTCCTCGACGAGATCAACGCGGCCGGCGGCCCGGAAGGCGAACGGGCGGCGGCCGGGATCGCCGCGGGAACGGGGGTGGCACGATGA
- a CDS encoding sigma-54-dependent Fis family transcriptional regulator produces the protein MAGERIMIVDDEKSMCQYLSIMLKKEGYDVKTFSDGRKAVKAAATSNFDVVITDIRMEGMDGIEVLSAIKEIDPALPVIIMTAYASQKTAIDALNHGAFYYLIKRAAKNEEIKMVVRNALDIHKVKSENTFLKKQLKKKSDFREIIGKSEEIQEVFDLVDKVADTDSTIMICGESGTGKELIARAIHYRSSRVDAPFVTINCGALPENLLESELFGHVKGSFTGAIKDKEGLFKVASGGTFFLDEVGETSSAIQVKLLRVLQEREIIPVGGTAPIKVNVRLIAATNADLEAAVNDGSFRTDLYYRLNVIPVALPPLRDRRDDIPLLVSHFLRFASEKTGRERTISDEAMELLCSYDWPGNVRELENIVERAVILQDGDGIGVEDLPEKIRNFSRQRRRLVMDRAQMTLEELEKEYLISVLEETNWQKKRASSILGINASTLYRKIQRYGLERELAES, from the coding sequence ATGGCAGGCGAACGGATAATGATCGTCGACGACGAGAAGAGCATGTGCCAGTACCTGTCGATCATGCTCAAGAAGGAAGGGTACGACGTCAAGACGTTCAGCGACGGCAGGAAGGCGGTCAAGGCGGCCGCGACGTCGAATTTCGACGTCGTCATCACCGACATCCGCATGGAGGGGATGGACGGCATCGAGGTCCTCTCCGCGATCAAGGAGATCGATCCCGCGCTTCCCGTCATCATCATGACGGCGTACGCGTCGCAGAAGACGGCGATCGACGCGCTCAACCACGGCGCCTTCTATTACCTGATCAAGCGGGCCGCCAAGAACGAAGAGATCAAGATGGTCGTCCGCAACGCGCTCGACATCCACAAGGTGAAGAGCGAGAACACCTTCCTCAAGAAGCAGCTCAAGAAGAAGAGCGATTTCAGGGAGATCATCGGCAAGAGCGAGGAGATACAGGAGGTCTTCGACCTCGTCGACAAGGTGGCCGACACGGACAGCACGATCATGATCTGCGGCGAGAGCGGGACGGGCAAGGAGCTCATCGCCCGGGCGATCCACTACCGATCGAGCCGGGTCGACGCGCCCTTCGTCACGATCAACTGCGGCGCCCTTCCGGAGAACCTGCTGGAGAGCGAGCTCTTCGGCCACGTGAAGGGATCGTTCACCGGCGCGATCAAGGACAAGGAGGGCCTCTTCAAGGTCGCCTCCGGCGGCACCTTCTTCCTCGACGAGGTGGGGGAGACCTCCTCGGCGATCCAGGTCAAGCTCCTCCGCGTCCTCCAGGAACGGGAGATCATCCCCGTCGGCGGGACGGCGCCGATCAAGGTGAACGTGCGCCTGATCGCCGCGACGAACGCCGATCTCGAGGCGGCCGTGAACGACGGGAGCTTCCGGACCGACCTCTACTACCGCCTCAACGTGATCCCGGTCGCCCTGCCGCCGTTGCGGGACCGGCGCGACGACATTCCCCTCCTCGTCAGCCATTTCCTCCGGTTCGCATCGGAGAAGACCGGGCGGGAGAGGACGATCTCGGACGAGGCGATGGAGCTCCTCTGCTCCTACGACTGGCCGGGGAACGTGCGGGAACTGGAGAACATCGTCGAGCGCGCCGTGATACTGCAGGACGGCGACGGGATCGGCGTGGAGGACCTGCCGGAGAAGATCCGGAATTTCTCCCGCCAGCGGCGCAGGCTCGTGATGGACCGGGCGCAGATGACGCTCGAGGAACTCGAGAAGGAGTACCTGATCTCCGTCCTCGAGGAGACGAACTGGCAGAAGAAGCGGGCCAGCTCGATCCTCGGCATCAACGCCTCGACGCTCTACCGCAAGATCCAGCGGTACGGGCTTGAACGGGAGTTGGCGGAAAGCTGA
- a CDS encoding PAS domain S-box protein: MKAFPRAFSPVDEGKLRRVSVLRLVVATVVVGAAIMALQIDRRPLSLVALYSLLGVFYLSTGGVYLAFRAGISFSTALWLHTAIDLAVLTAIMHCSGGSASNFTILYVLPILASGTWFRVFGGTMTAVLASSAYIIYTALELGGWIALPADGFSARNVAIQHPLVRGYLHMAVFVFTGLASGWYSRRISRKSEQLADRDREIRRIQLSTDNIVANMSSGLIVTDTCGEIVTINPAALRILGLDANAEYGGQAIEEVAGRMKPLVDALSFGLATGEPRRRQEIEVERVGGGVMPLGLSISSLLDENGESRGVIALFQDLTEVRRMRERIRWGDKMAAVGELSAAIAHEVRAPLASICGSIQMLAEELDTSGENRDLMDLIIRESERLDNIISDFLEYARLKHPDFSSVDIERYLDEVLTLLRHSSPDNRAIDMKLECRTCGMRIMADDELIRQVFLNIGLNACDAVGRKGRISIGLRAAVHPLGEEKTPTECVRIDMANDGPPIPADVLPRVFEPFFTTKGAGTGLGLAISARIVESHGGAIEVRSDETGTVFSVFLPIGGAPAEEDMETIHEIFETMQGV; this comes from the coding sequence ATGAAGGCGTTTCCGCGTGCGTTTTCCCCCGTGGACGAGGGGAAGCTGAGAAGAGTGTCCGTGCTGCGGCTCGTCGTGGCGACGGTCGTCGTGGGGGCCGCGATCATGGCCCTCCAGATCGACCGCCGTCCCCTGTCGCTCGTGGCGCTGTACAGCCTGCTCGGCGTTTTCTACCTCTCGACGGGCGGGGTCTACCTCGCCTTCCGGGCCGGGATCTCCTTCTCGACGGCCCTCTGGCTGCATACGGCGATCGATCTCGCCGTGCTCACCGCCATCATGCATTGCAGCGGCGGATCGGCCTCGAACTTCACGATCCTCTACGTCCTGCCGATCCTGGCGAGCGGCACCTGGTTCCGGGTCTTCGGCGGGACGATGACCGCCGTGCTCGCCTCGTCGGCGTACATCATCTACACCGCCCTCGAGCTGGGGGGATGGATCGCGTTGCCCGCCGACGGGTTCTCCGCGCGGAACGTGGCCATACAGCATCCGCTCGTCCGCGGCTACCTGCACATGGCCGTCTTCGTGTTCACCGGTCTCGCGAGCGGCTGGTACTCGCGGCGGATCAGCAGGAAGAGCGAGCAGCTCGCCGACCGCGATCGGGAGATCCGGCGCATCCAGCTCAGCACGGACAATATCGTGGCGAACATGAGCTCCGGGCTCATCGTCACCGACACGTGCGGGGAGATCGTCACGATCAATCCCGCCGCCCTGCGGATACTCGGCCTCGACGCAAACGCCGAGTACGGCGGCCAAGCAATCGAGGAGGTCGCCGGGCGCATGAAGCCGCTCGTCGATGCGCTCTCCTTCGGGCTCGCCACCGGCGAGCCGAGGAGGCGGCAGGAAATCGAGGTGGAGCGGGTCGGGGGCGGCGTCATGCCGCTCGGGCTCAGCATCTCCTCGCTGCTCGACGAGAACGGGGAATCGCGCGGCGTCATCGCCCTCTTCCAGGACCTCACCGAGGTGCGCCGCATGCGCGAGCGGATCCGGTGGGGCGACAAGATGGCGGCGGTCGGCGAGCTCTCCGCTGCGATCGCCCACGAGGTGCGCGCGCCCCTCGCGTCGATCTGCGGCTCGATCCAGATGCTCGCCGAGGAGCTCGACACGAGCGGGGAGAACCGCGATCTCATGGATCTCATCATCCGGGAATCGGAGCGTCTCGACAACATCATCTCGGATTTCCTCGAGTACGCGCGGCTCAAGCACCCGGATTTCTCGTCCGTCGACATCGAGCGCTATCTCGATGAGGTGCTCACCCTGCTGCGGCATTCGTCCCCGGACAACCGGGCGATCGACATGAAACTGGAATGCCGGACGTGCGGGATGCGCATCATGGCCGACGACGAGCTCATCAGGCAGGTCTTCCTCAACATCGGCCTGAATGCGTGCGATGCGGTGGGGCGGAAGGGGCGGATCTCGATCGGGCTCCGGGCTGCCGTACATCCCCTGGGGGAGGAGAAGACGCCGACCGAGTGCGTCCGGATCGACATGGCCAACGACGGCCCGCCGATCCCGGCGGACGTGCTTCCGCGCGTCTTCGAGCCGTTCTTTACCACGAAGGGGGCCGGGACGGGGCTCGGACTTGCCATCTCGGCAAGGATCGTCGAGAGCCACGGCGGGGCGATCGAGGTGCGAAGCGACGAGACCGGGACGGTCTTCTCCGTCTTCCTGCCGATCGGCGGCGCGCCGGCGGAGGAGGACATGGAAACGATACACGAGATTTTCGAAACGATGCAGGGCGTCTGA